Part of the Leptospira langatensis genome is shown below.
TATTCTGGAGAGTCCTGAGACCTATGCGAACTTCTCCAAGGAATCCTTAGTGATTTCCAAGAGCCATGAGATGAAAGCTTGCGTGGATAAAATGGAAGAGGTCTATCGGTCGGTAGCCTCGCAAAAAGGCAAAAAGAAGAAGAGATCCCTTCTGAACACGATCTTCTCCTTGGATCCACTCGGGATCCTAGGCTGATCAGAAAAGCGTATTGATATTCTTGATGACGTTGATCCTCTTGATCACGTCTTCGGGAGTGATCCTTTCCATGCAGGCAAAGTCTTTTCGATAGCAGGTAGTATTTCCATAGATGCTACAGGGTCTGCAAGGTAGATCTTCGATCTGCAATACTCCCGTGTCTTCCTGCCCAAAGGGCGCAAATCCGGAAAGAGGATGAGTGGTCCCGAATAATGCGATCACTGGTCTCTTGAGTAATGCTGCGATATGGATATTGGAAGAATCCATTCCTATGATCACATCCATTCTTTCCATGATCCCCAATTCGCCTCGGATCCCATACTTGCCTCCGGAAACGATTGTGATCGTTTGATCCCCGTTTCTCCATTCTTCCATGATCGAAGCCTCTTGGGAGGAACCGAATAGGAAGATCCGAACGTTCGGAAATTCTTCTTTCAATAATCTTAATAGAGCAATGCTTTTTTCCAGAGGCCATTCTTTCAGTTTATGACCCGCAAAAGGTGCGTACCCGATCCAAAGTCCTTCCTTCTTATCGATCTTTCTTGAGAGTAAGAAATCCTTGGCATAGATCTTGGATTCTGGATCCACATTGATCCAGGGACCCTTTCTGACTGTAGCAGGATAACCTGCCTTCTCGAAGACTTTTAGATAGCGATCGACCGTATGAGGAAGTTTTCGTAAGACCTTACGATTCTTTCGGATCTGACGCATCTTTTCCCTTCTTCCTTTGATGATCTGAAAGACCGGGATCCCTCTGAATCGGAAGAATAAACTGATGAAGCGGGAGCGAACACTGGAATGCAGGTCCACGATCTTTTCGTAAGGACCGAGTTTATTCAATTCTTTGAATAAACGATAGAGCCCGGTGAGGCCCTTGTATTTCTTGAGATTGATCCCGATCACATTCACATTCGGGATATTATAGAAGAAGGGAGCGTAATTCCCGCGGGTGACCACGGTAAGTTGTATATTCGTATATTTTGCCGCGACCGCGATGAGTGCAGGGGCCATAAGGGCCACATCTCCCATCGCAGAAAAACGTAAAACGAGTAGATTCATGCCTGCTTCGAATATAAAGAAGGATTCAGATTTTTATCGTTGTACATTTTCATTTGTCTGTACACCTTGTAGAACTTATCACCTTTGGAAAGATCGTCCATAAGTTCGTCCAAACAGACCGATAGATCCTTTCTTTGTTCCAATAGGACAGAGAGTTTCTTCTTACATGTTTCGATATGTTCCGGACTTGCATCCGTTCTTCTGGTTTGCTCATCCATATGATAGATCTTGAGCTCCAGGATACTCATTCTGTCGATCAGCCAAGCAGGGGTTTCCGAATTCATTCTTGCGCTCGGTTTTCTTATCACAGACTGGAACATGGCGGAAATTCTGTCGTCAATCTGCTCGACCAGATCCGTTCTTTCCTGATTGAGAGCATCGATCTTGCGTTTGAATTTTACCAGTTCCGAGTCCGGGAGGTCGGGTCTTCTGATCTCGTCTTCCACATGCCATTGGATGGTATCTATTTGGTTTTTCTTATAAAATAGGAATTCTAAGGAGGAGTCCGGGTAGGGATTGGTGGAGGCGCTTTCTTCTTTATGCCAATCCTGGACGGATTTCTTAAATATCTCAACCACAGCGGCCGAATCTAACATCATCGGAGCTAGAATTTACTCAACAGACCAAAAATCAAGAGGATTTCCTGATTGTTGATCCGTCGCCTAATACTAGAGTTCGTTCTTAGATCCGCTTTACAAAATAAATTTCCTAGGTAGGATTTGACCCGCATGAAAAAGATAGTCCCTCCGGAAGCCTTACAATTCTTAGCATCCATTCCCTTGTTCAAAGGACTACCAAGAAAAACGCTCGTTCTACTTTACGGTCATATAGAAGAAAGAAACGTTCATAATCACACCGTTATTTACTATAAGGGAGAGATCTCCAAGGAGCTATACCTCATCCGTCACGGAGAGGTGATGATGTCTCTTGGAGAAGCTGGCAAGACGGTCCGCTATCTGGGAGAGGGGGATGTATTCGCTGAGAATAGCGTGCTCACTCGCTCGGCTCATACCGGATCTGCGACTGCGATCTTGGATACCTTGCTGTATGTGATCGACGGGGAATATTTTCTAAAGCTCGCGGGAAAGGAGAGGATCCTTTCTCAGAATCTAATGAGACTGATGGGGATCCGAATGAGAGAGGTCATGGAGGACCCCTTTAACAATTCCTATTCTCCTCGAAGATTGGTCTGCCATATACCGATCGAGGAAGTCACGGATTTTAAGGTGCATCTGGATTCCATTGTGGATCATGGGCGGAGATCCCATGACGGGCAGATCTCTTTGGTGCGAATGGATACTTTCAAAGGAAAGTCCGTCGCTGAAATGGTACGAGCCATCTCTCAACTCAGAAAAAAATATGCCATACTCCATTTGTATTTTAAGGGCCCTGGACTCATCCCGGAGCTGGACAAGCTTGTACAACAATGCGATCAGATCGTGTTTTGGGAGGAGAACCCGGAACGCAATCTCAGACAGAAGAATGAGATCCTGGATTATTGGCATCCTCGCATCCGGAATTTTTCAGGAAGGACATCTCGCATTCTCGTTTCTGAAAACGGATTGCAAAAACACCAAGAGTCCGCAGACCAAAAGGTCTTCTATAAGGGAGAGACCTTTGCAAGATACCTGGTCTCTAAGACGAGAGGATTGGCCCTTGGCGGAGGAGGAGCTAGAGCGCTTGCCCATGTAGGATTACTCAAGGTACTAGAAAGAGAAGGGATACAATTCGATTTCGTTTCCGGTTCTTCTTTTGGAGCGGTGATCGGAGCACTGTATGCAAGAGGAGAGACAGCGGATTCCATCTTCAAGATGATCGGAAAATTCTTCGGTGGGATCGAGATGCCATTCGATCCGACGATCCCGCTTATTTCCTTCTTCAAAGGGAAAAGAATGCTTCGGATGTTAAAGGATGCGTTCGGTTCGCAGCTCATCGAAGATCTAAAGATCCCTTTCGCTACTTCCGCAGTGGATTTGCATAGCGGACAAGAATATGTAATGGACCAGGGGCCTATTTGGGAAGCGTTAGCCTCTGCTATGAGCCTACCGGGAATGTTTCCCCCGATCTTCAAGGGAGATCATTTGCTTATAGACGGAGGAGTGTTGAATAACGTTCCGGAGAATCTGATTCGCAGAAAAGGTGCAGATGTGATCCTCTCCGTAAACGTTTCTCCTCTTCGAGACGAAGGGATTGTTCGCCTCTTAGAGGACAGAAAGGTAACCGGAAAATCCTTCTTTAAGAATCTATGGGAAGATATCAGTTATCCTCCGATCCTTAAGATCATGGCTCGAGCTATCACCTTGGAGGGAAGGGAGATCACAAAACTCAGAAAGGAGAAGATGGACCTGTTCATCAATCTTCATATAGAGGAGTTCGCATTTACCGATTTCGGAAAATATAAGGAAATTATAAAAAAGGGAGAGTTGGAGACCGAAGCGGGAGTACCGGATATCCGAAAACTATTCTTTCCTTCGGAAAAATAGTTCAGTCGGAGTGTAAGATCCTTTCTTGGAGACGGTCCGAGTGCTTTCTCCAAGAAAGTTTCCATTCTTCGCTCCCTTTGGGACCTACTTTATTTGTGAGAGCGTAGATCGCTCCGAAAGGAATGCCCAGGGTCTTGCAAACTTTCGCAAGTCCGAAAGCTTCCATATTCTCGAAGCCTATGCCTTCTGTTTTAATTCTTTCCAAAGCCCTCGGACTTAGGTCTTCCAGGGTGACGGAACCGGTTCCATTCGTTGCTAATTCCAGAAACTCAGGACCTGTAAACGGAAACTCAAAGTCGGGGAAATCATACTTCAAGTTCATTGAATCTGGGATACGGACTTTCTTGTCCAAATAAGCGATCTCATAATTCACGAATAAACGAGAGATACCGAACTTGCCCTCCCAATCCTTTCTAGGCACGGAGGAATAGACACCTGCAGAACCGACGCTGATGACCGCCTTCGGTCTTGGGGTATCGTTTTGGGAAAGATATTTCTGAAGATTGATCGCAGCCTCCAGATCTCCGACCCCCGTTTCGAAGGTCCAGATCCCAGAGTCCGATTTGAGTTTATCGATTTCGCCTGAGAAGGCCCCGCAGAAGAGAATATCTTGAAAATTCGGATGACCCATGGATTAAGCGAAGATCGTTTGTATCAGATCCGCATAGAGTTCTGCAACCTTATTTCTCTTCACTTTCATAGTTTCCGTAAGTTCTTTTCCTTTTTCGAACTCCCGATCCAGAAGCCTGAAATCGCCTAATTTCTCGAAGACTTTGAAACCGTTCTTATCGGAGATCGTATCTCGGAGAAGGTCCTTATAGAATCGGACTACTTTCTGGTCCTTGACTAGTTCGGAATGAGAAGAAGGAAGACTGACACCTTGGGAAGTAAAATGTTCCTTGAGCTTATTGAAATCCGGAACGATCAGAGCTGCCAGAAATTTCTGGTCCTGCCCCACGATCACTGTAGCAAGGGCCCAACCCGTCTCCAGTATCTTGCCTTCGATCGGTTCTGGCTCTACATTCTCTCCGGAAGAAAGAACGATCGTGTCCTTGGCCCGTCCTGCAAATTTCAATTCGCCCGTTTTGGTCCAAACGAAAAGATCTCCCGAATTAAACCAAGCGTCTGAGAAATTAGCCTCCGTTAGAGAAGGATTCTTATAATAGCCTGCAGTTACATGTGGACCCTTATGCCAAGCGATCCCTTTTACTCCCGGCTTGGAGACGACTACTCCCTGTTCATCCACAAGTTTAATATGTGCCCCGGGAAAGACAGGACCAATGGAACCGGTCTTAGGAATCGGAAAATCACCCAAGGCGCCCATTCCGGTGGTTTCCGTCATTCCGTAGGTTTCTATGATAGGAACTCCTACGGAACGAAAGAAGAACTGGATCTTAGGGGGCATGGCGCCGGCGCCGCAAAACGCGAAGCGTAGCCTTCCCCCAAATAGAGCCCGTACGGGCTCTAATACTTTCTGCGCCAGAATATTCAGAAAAGCGAATATAGGAAGAAGGGCAACGGAAACGAATTTATCGGTGAGAAACTCTTCCTTATTCCCATCCTTAGTTTCCGAGAAATTGCCTGTTACTGTATCCAAAAGGGAATTATAGAATTCCGCGATCCGGACCGCATTAGAAAAGATCGCATATTTTAAAGGAGAAGTCTTTGCTGCCTTATCCCAGATCCTACGATACAAAGCTTCCCATACCCTAGGAACGGAAACAAGAACGGTGGGCTTGATGATCTCGAAATCCCTGGTCAACTGTGCCACATTGGAATACGCGGAAGAAGCGCCCATAGAGAGAAGGGTGGTCTCCAGGATGCGCTCCGCTATATGCCAGGGAGGAAGAAAGACAACGATCCGATCCGAATAATTTGCGGGAACGAAATGCTGCAACTGGTCCACTGTCCAAGTAAAGGAGCGATGTTTGAGCATTACTCCTTTCGGGACCCCAGTGGTTCCGGAAGTATAGATAATGGTGGCAAGATCTTCTTGAGTTAAGGACTCTCCGATGGAATGCAATTGCGCCTTTCCTTTCTTAGAGATCCAATGGCGTCCTTCCGAGATTGCGGTTTCGAGATCAATAAAATGAAGCTTGGGTCGAGAAGCCTTGGTCGAAGCTAAAGAAGGAAAATTGCTTTCTGGTTCTATGAGAACGATCGTCTCTAGGCTTTTGAGCCTGTCTAAGACCTTTTCCAGTTTTACGAGTACCTGTTCCTTTTCAATGAAAGCGATCCTTGCTTCTGTATGGTCCAGGATATAAAAGATCTCTTCTTCGCTCGCGTCGCAACCTCTTGGAACGTCGGCTGCTCCGGCGCTCATAATGGAAAAGGAGCATAAGGCCCATTCCGTTCGATTATCACAGAATAGACCGATCTTATCTCCCTTATTTACATTCTGAATGCGAAAGAATGCGGAAAGCTCCTCTAATCTAGAAAACCATTCCGAATAGGAAATCCCGGAGAAACTTTTGTGAGTCTCATCCCAAATCCATTGGAAGGGCCTATCCTTATAATGGATACAGGAGTCCCGGACCAAATGGTAGATGCTTCTCTTTTCCATTTTAGATTAGATCAGTCCCAGGGTTTCCTTTTCCCCGAGCATTAGGTTGATGTTCTGGAGAGCCTGGCTCGCCGCACCCTTCATTAGATTGTCCAAAGCAGAAACGATGGTAATATTCTTTCCTCTGACCCTTGCGGAGATATCCAAGAAATTGGTCTGATTTACTTTTGCTAGATCGATCTCTTCTGGAGTTTCGCGGATCCGAACGAATGTTTCCGACTTAGAATTCTCTTTTAAGGTCTGCAAGATAGGAAGATCTTCCGATTCCGCTTCTAAGTACATCGTAGAAAGAATTCCTCTATATACAGGAAGAAGATGAGGCACGAATAAGATCTCAGGATGAGAAAGTCCCGATCCAGCAAAGCAATACTCCTGTATCTCCGGCTCATGCTGGTGGGTTAGGATCTTGTAGGCCCTGAAATTCTCATACACGCTATTAAAGGAGAAGCCACCATCCTCGACCCTTCCGCCTGCGCCGCTGATCCCTGACTTGCAGTCCGCTACGATCCTTGCTCGGACTTTCTTTCTGAGATCGCCTAACAGATAAACGGCCAGGATCACAGAAGTGGAAAAGCATCCCGGGTTCGAAACGAAATCCGCTCCCTTTAACTTATCCCTAAAGATCTCAGGGATCCCGAATACTGCCTTGTCGGTAAGGGAGAAGCTAGTATGTTTGAGTTTATAATTCTTTTCGAATAAGGACTGATCATGCAATCGGTACACTCCGGAAAGATCTATGACCTTATGGCCTTTGTCCAAAAATTTCGGAGCCAATTCCAGGGAGGCTTCATTCGGAACGGCAAGCACTACAAGGGAACCCTTTGGCACCTCATCCTCATGTCGCTTGAAGATCAGATTCTCAGGAGAGATCAGGTCAGGAAATACTTCCGATAGAGACTTGCCCGCAAGCTTGTCGCTTGTGATATGAACTGTTTTATACTTTGGATGTCTCGCGATGAGCCCTAGTAATTCTTTGCCGGTAAAACCGCCTGCTCCTATAATGCTGATCTCTGACATTTAGTTTCCTTGGAAAGGGATGGGTTTGGTGCAATACTGGAAAACCGGACCAGTCTTGGAATAAAAAAACGCCGGATGAGTTTCATCCGGCGGTCAATGGTTTCTAAAAAGAAAGCCAGTAGTAATTAACCTGCTGCTTTTTGAGCTTCTTCGGAAGGGGCAGCATTTGGAAGTTTCCCATCCGGCGCTAAAGGAGGTAATCCATTCAGATCGCGAACCATATTCTCTATTTGGAACGCAATTTCTGGATTTGCTTTTAGGTATTCCTTAGCGGCTTCTTTTCCTTGGCCTATCTTCTCGGTATTATAAGAATACCAGGCCCCGGATTTACTAATAATGTCGTGTTTTACCCCTAAGTCAACGAGAGAACTTTCTCGACTAATTCCAGTGTTATAGATTATGTCGAATTCAGCCTGGCGGAAAGGAGGTGCCATTTTGTTTTTTACAACTTTTACACGTACCCTGTTTCCAGTAGCTTCTTCCTTCTCTTTTAAGGTTTCGATCTTCCGAATGTCCAATCGAACCGTACTATAAAACTTTAATGCGTTTCCACCGGTGGTCGTTTCGGGAGAACCGAACATGACTCCGATCTTCATACGGATCTGGTTGATGAAGATGACCACAGTCTTGGACTTGGAAATCGTTCCAGTCAGCTTTCGAAGTGCTTGGGACATAAGTCTTGCTTGCAGACCCATATGGGAATCTCCCATATCGCCTTCGATCTCCGCCTTGGGCACCAATGCCGCAACGGAATCCACAACCACGATATCGATCGCATTGCTTCGGACTAGAGATTCACAAATTTCTAAAGCTTCCTCTCCGTTATCTGGTTGAGACACCAGGAGTTCCTCTAGGTTCACTCCCAATTTCTTAGCGTAGGCAGGATCCAAGGCATGTTCCGCATCTATAAAGGCTGCCACTCCACCTTTTCTTTGAGCCTCTGCAATGGCCGAAAGGGTAAGTGTGGTCTTTCCGGAAGATTCCGGTCCGTAGATCTCCACGATCCTTCCTAATGGATAACCCCCGATCCCAAGTGCGATATCCAGATCTAAGGACCCGGTAGGGATTACAGGTGCGACCGCACTTGCGGAAGCCGAACCTAGACGCATAATGGAACCCTTGCCGAATTGTTTTTCGATCTGGGTCATTGCCTGGTCGATAGCCTGGCGCTTGGAATCATCCAGACCCTGGGCTTCTTCTTTTTGCTTTTTCATGGACTCTTTAGCTCCTTCTCTTGCCAAGAACCGGTCCTCCTTACGTAATACTGCGCGTAATTTTTCTCGGGAACCTAATCTTATTATAGAAAGAAGTATATCCAGAGCCCGGACAAATTCCAGAGCGCTTAGAAAAAACCCTTCGATTCCCTGGGAAAAGTTTCTCTTCTTTGTTTCCTTATGTCACCCAAAAAACAAAGGCAAGGATGAAAAAAATACAAATATTTGTATAGTAAATATACTTGAAGCGGTTTTGGTCTATAGAAATCCGGCCTAATCGGATAGGAATTGGCCTTCTACCTTTTCCTTACTCCGTAAATAGGACGCTTCCGCCTTGCGACTCCTTCTGGTCTGGTCCCTTAAGAAGGTCCAGAAACGCTTTATATATAAGGAAAATATAATAAACGCGGAAACGATCAATATCACTTTAGAAAGAAGTAATGCATAGAAGGGGATGAGATTATGATTTGCAAAGTAATACAGCTCTGTTCCATTCTCCGAGATCTTCTTTACATCCTGTCTATGTTTCTTTTCCGTTTCGTAGTAAGCACGTATCTCTCTCATATCCAGATCCTTGATCGGAAAATCAGGAGAAGACTTGCTAAGCAGTAAGGCTCCCGATTCGGAATATAAGAAGAAGCTACCTTGGAGTTTTAATTCCCTCCATTTGGAAACAGGTTTATAAGGAAGGCTTTTGAACACATATCGGATCCTCAATTTAGGAGTCTCGAATTCATAAAACGAATCCGGGAAATTTCCTTTCTCTAAGAGAATAGTTTCCCATTCCCCTCCCGGAAGTTTGTATTGAACTCCTTCTAAGGTTTGCAGGTTCTGGAGCTGTTCTCTCAGTTTCTCCGTCTTTGCCTGTTGCTTGGAGCCTAAATCGGGAGAATTGGTGAGTAGGTAATCCAACATCTCCTCGGTTTCTTTTCTTAGTTCTTGTAGATATTCCTGGGACAAGACCTTTACGATCCTTTCCTCTACGAGAATCGGATGACCGGACCATTCTAAGAAGGAATTCCAAACGTCTTCGGGGGATTTCTCCGCCGAGAATAATGCCAAGGGAAAGAGTAGAAATAAAAGCGAGAAGAGTCTGCGTAAAACCTTTGACATAGGGGCCTTTGATCCTGTATTACTCAAACCATAATCGAAAACCCAAAACTGAAAAGCTTTAAAAAATATGAGTCTCCAAGATCTACACAAAATCCAAACTACCAAATCTTCCTGGCATGATTTCGTAGAATACAGTATCCGGACGCCGTTTTATACGGAGACAAAGGCCAAGACCCAATCCTTGGTCGAGGCGATCCAGTTGACCTTATTCCATGATTATCTCTCTACGTTCTCTGAAGAAGAAGTCAAAAAATTCCTATCCTCACCGGAAGCATTCCATGTCTCCGCAGAAAGTTTCGTAAATATCCTAGAAGGGGTTCGTTATTCTCAGGAAGGATACAACGAAAGAGAGAGGGCCATGTTCTTAGGAATGCTCAAGTCCCTTCTTCGTGAAAACAAACCCGATCCGAACGAGGGAGTGGAAGAATTGGAAAGATATCATTTCTATCGTTGCATCATTCGATTTTGTTCGGACCTGGATTATATCCTAAGGGTCTACGAAAAGTACAAGACCTATATTTCCCAAGGCTCCGGAGTCTGATCTTTGGCAGAAGCTTCCGATCCTTCTTTTTCTTCCGATTGTCCGATCTGCGGGATTATTTCCGGGAAAGAAATCCCAGGGCTAGTCCTCAAAAACGATTCTTTCCTAGTCCGTCACGCTCCCGCTGAGAAAAAAATCCCAGGCTATCTCTATGTGGAATTGATTTCTCATAAGGAAAAATACTCCGACTGGGACCCTAAAGAGTTCGCGGATCTAGGAGAAACGCTGCAATTCGCTACGAATTGGATCCAAGAGAGATTCTCTCCTCCGAAGATCTACACCGTCCTAGTTGCGGAGAAGGTGGCGCATATGCATTTTCATTTGGTGCCTCGATACGAGGAAACCAAGGGACCGGAGTACATTCGTTTGGCTCTAGAAGGTTTAGCGCCTGCGCCGGTCGGTATCACGTTCCCTAGATTCGAATGAGTCTAGAAAGGTCTTAGATTTACTCTAAAATAACTGTCTAAAGTAAAAGGTCATGAATCCATCCAATATAGAAACATTAATAGACGCAGGTCAGAAACGAAAGGCGGATTTCGTAGAGATATACGAAGAAGAATCCAGGAATTCCTCCATCGCACTCAGAGATCAAAAAATTGAACAGTCTCTGGCTGCAACCGATTATGGGATCGGGATCCGGCTCATTTATGGGACCGATGTATTGTACGCGTATACAAGCAACGACGACTTGGAACATTTACTTTCTTTAATCAACTTACTCGCAGATTCAAGAGGAGAAGGAAAGGTAGATCGCGGGACATTCACCTGGAACGGA
Proteins encoded:
- a CDS encoding AMP-binding protein produces the protein MEKRSIYHLVRDSCIHYKDRPFQWIWDETHKSFSGISYSEWFSRLEELSAFFRIQNVNKGDKIGLFCDNRTEWALCSFSIMSAGAADVPRGCDASEEEIFYILDHTEARIAFIEKEQVLVKLEKVLDRLKSLETIVLIEPESNFPSLASTKASRPKLHFIDLETAISEGRHWISKKGKAQLHSIGESLTQEDLATIIYTSGTTGVPKGVMLKHRSFTWTVDQLQHFVPANYSDRIVVFLPPWHIAERILETTLLSMGASSAYSNVAQLTRDFEIIKPTVLVSVPRVWEALYRRIWDKAAKTSPLKYAIFSNAVRIAEFYNSLLDTVTGNFSETKDGNKEEFLTDKFVSVALLPIFAFLNILAQKVLEPVRALFGGRLRFAFCGAGAMPPKIQFFFRSVGVPIIETYGMTETTGMGALGDFPIPKTGSIGPVFPGAHIKLVDEQGVVVSKPGVKGIAWHKGPHVTAGYYKNPSLTEANFSDAWFNSGDLFVWTKTGELKFAGRAKDTIVLSSGENVEPEPIEGKILETGWALATVIVGQDQKFLAALIVPDFNKLKEHFTSQGVSLPSSHSELVKDQKVVRFYKDLLRDTISDKNGFKVFEKLGDFRLLDREFEKGKELTETMKVKRNKVAELYADLIQTIFA
- a CDS encoding glycosyltransferase family 9 protein, which produces MNLLVLRFSAMGDVALMAPALIAVAAKYTNIQLTVVTRGNYAPFFYNIPNVNVIGINLKKYKGLTGLYRLFKELNKLGPYEKIVDLHSSVRSRFISLFFRFRGIPVFQIIKGRREKMRQIRKNRKVLRKLPHTVDRYLKVFEKAGYPATVRKGPWINVDPESKIYAKDFLLSRKIDKKEGLWIGYAPFAGHKLKEWPLEKSIALLRLLKEEFPNVRIFLFGSSQEASIMEEWRNGDQTITIVSGGKYGIRGELGIMERMDVIIGMDSSNIHIAALLKRPVIALFGTTHPLSGFAPFGQEDTGVLQIEDLPCRPCSIYGNTTCYRKDFACMERITPEDVIKRINVIKNINTLF
- the recA gene encoding recombinase RecA; translated protein: MKKQKEEAQGLDDSKRQAIDQAMTQIEKQFGKGSIMRLGSASASAVAPVIPTGSLDLDIALGIGGYPLGRIVEIYGPESSGKTTLTLSAIAEAQRKGGVAAFIDAEHALDPAYAKKLGVNLEELLVSQPDNGEEALEICESLVRSNAIDIVVVDSVAALVPKAEIEGDMGDSHMGLQARLMSQALRKLTGTISKSKTVVIFINQIRMKIGVMFGSPETTTGGNALKFYSTVRLDIRKIETLKEKEEATGNRVRVKVVKNKMAPPFRQAEFDIIYNTGISRESSLVDLGVKHDIISKSGAWYSYNTEKIGQGKEAAKEYLKANPEIAFQIENMVRDLNGLPPLAPDGKLPNAAPSEEAQKAAG
- a CDS encoding phosphorylase; the encoded protein is MGHPNFQDILFCGAFSGEIDKLKSDSGIWTFETGVGDLEAAINLQKYLSQNDTPRPKAVISVGSAGVYSSVPRKDWEGKFGISRLFVNYEIAYLDKKVRIPDSMNLKYDFPDFEFPFTGPEFLELATNGTGSVTLEDLSPRALERIKTEGIGFENMEAFGLAKVCKTLGIPFGAIYALTNKVGPKGSEEWKLSWRKHSDRLQERILHSD
- a CDS encoding patatin-like phospholipase family protein, whose amino-acid sequence is MKKIVPPEALQFLASIPLFKGLPRKTLVLLYGHIEERNVHNHTVIYYKGEISKELYLIRHGEVMMSLGEAGKTVRYLGEGDVFAENSVLTRSAHTGSATAILDTLLYVIDGEYFLKLAGKERILSQNLMRLMGIRMREVMEDPFNNSYSPRRLVCHIPIEEVTDFKVHLDSIVDHGRRSHDGQISLVRMDTFKGKSVAEMVRAISQLRKKYAILHLYFKGPGLIPELDKLVQQCDQIVFWEENPERNLRQKNEILDYWHPRIRNFSGRTSRILVSENGLQKHQESADQKVFYKGETFARYLVSKTRGLALGGGGARALAHVGLLKVLEREGIQFDFVSGSSFGAVIGALYARGETADSIFKMIGKFFGGIEMPFDPTIPLISFFKGKRMLRMLKDAFGSQLIEDLKIPFATSAVDLHSGQEYVMDQGPIWEALASAMSLPGMFPPIFKGDHLLIDGGVLNNVPENLIRRKGADVILSVNVSPLRDEGIVRLLEDRKVTGKSFFKNLWEDISYPPILKIMARAITLEGREITKLRKEKMDLFINLHIEEFAFTDFGKYKEIIKKGELETEAGVPDIRKLFFPSEK
- a CDS encoding DUF4254 domain-containing protein; translation: MMLDSAAVVEIFKKSVQDWHKEESASTNPYPDSSLEFLFYKKNQIDTIQWHVEDEIRRPDLPDSELVKFKRKIDALNQERTDLVEQIDDRISAMFQSVIRKPSARMNSETPAWLIDRMSILELKIYHMDEQTRRTDASPEHIETCKKKLSVLLEQRKDLSVCLDELMDDLSKGDKFYKVYRQMKMYNDKNLNPSLYSKQA
- a CDS encoding HIT family protein is translated as MAEASDPSFSSDCPICGIISGKEIPGLVLKNDSFLVRHAPAEKKIPGYLYVELISHKEKYSDWDPKEFADLGETLQFATNWIQERFSPPKIYTVLVAEKVAHMHFHLVPRYEETKGPEYIRLALEGLAPAPVGITFPRFE
- the argC gene encoding N-acetyl-gamma-glutamyl-phosphate reductase, which produces MSEISIIGAGGFTGKELLGLIARHPKYKTVHITSDKLAGKSLSEVFPDLISPENLIFKRHEDEVPKGSLVVLAVPNEASLELAPKFLDKGHKVIDLSGVYRLHDQSLFEKNYKLKHTSFSLTDKAVFGIPEIFRDKLKGADFVSNPGCFSTSVILAVYLLGDLRKKVRARIVADCKSGISGAGGRVEDGGFSFNSVYENFRAYKILTHQHEPEIQEYCFAGSGLSHPEILFVPHLLPVYRGILSTMYLEAESEDLPILQTLKENSKSETFVRIRETPEEIDLAKVNQTNFLDISARVRGKNITIVSALDNLMKGAASQALQNINLMLGEKETLGLI